A window of Gavia stellata isolate bGavSte3 chromosome 21, bGavSte3.hap2, whole genome shotgun sequence contains these coding sequences:
- the PGAM5 gene encoding serine/threonine-protein phosphatase PGAM5, mitochondrial isoform X3 yields the protein MSFRRALALAACGLAGGSVLFSAVAVGKQPARGGDAEPRPGGSAAAVPPASAAPAGTGGYWDSNWDRREPLALINLKKKNEETGEEELASRLDHCKAKATRHIFLIRHSQYNLDGRADKDRTLTPLGREQAELTGHRLASLGLKFDQIIHSSMTRATETTEIISKHLPGVKKISTDLLREGAPIEPDPPVSHWKPEAVYYEDGARIEAAFRNFIHRADAKQEDDSYEIFVCHANVIRYIVCRALQFPPEGWLRMSLNNGSITHLVIRPNGRVALRTLGDTGFMPPDKITRT from the exons ATGTCGTTCCGCCGCGCCTTGGCGCTGGCCGCCTGCGGGCTGGCCGGCGGCTCCGTCCTCTTCTCCGCCGTTGCCGTGGGCAAGCAGCCGGCCCGCGGCGGCGACGCCGAGCCGCGGCCGGGGGGCTCTGCCGCCGCCGTTCCCCCCGCTTCTGCGGC ACCCGCCGGCACCGGCGGCTACTGGGACAGCAACTGGGACAG ACGTGAACCACTGGCTCTTATCaacctcaaaaagaaaaatgaagaaactggGGAAGAAGAACTTGCTTCACGCTTAGatcactgcaaagcaaaagccacCAGGCACATATTCCTTATCCGTCATTCTCAATATAATCTGGATGGCCGGGCTGATAAAGACAGAACTCTGACCCCACTGG GTCGAGAGCAGGCTGAGCTGACTGGACACAGGCTGGCAAGCTTGGGATTAAAATTTGATCAGATTATCCACTCCTCCATGACTAGAGCAACTGAAACAACTGAAATTATAAGCAAACATCTCCCAG gAGTCAAAAAAATTAGTACTGATCTGCTGAGAGAGGGAGCACCTATAGAACCAGACCCTCCAGTCTCTCACTGGAAACCAGAAGCTGTG TATTACGAAGATGGAGCTCGAATTGAGGCTGCTTTTCGAAACTTCATTCATAGAGCTGATGCAAAGCAGGAAGACGACAGCTACGAGATCTTTGTCTGCCATGCCAATGTGATCCGCTATATTGTGTGCAG agcaTTGCAGTTCCCCCCAGAAGGCTGGCTGCGAATGTCTCTCAACAATGGCAGTATAACTCACTTGGTGATACGTCCCAATGGAAGAGTGGCACTTCGAACGCTGGGTGACACAGGTTTCATGCCTCCAGATAAAATCACGCGCACCTGA
- the PGAM5 gene encoding serine/threonine-protein phosphatase PGAM5, mitochondrial isoform X2 → MSFRRALALAACGLAGGSVLFSAVAVGKQPARGGDAEPRPGGSAAAVPPASAAPAGTGGYWDSNWDRREPLALINLKKKNEETGEEELASRLDHCKAKATRHIFLIRHSQYNLDGRADKDRTLTPLGREQAELTGHRLASLGLKFDQIIHSSMTRATETTEIISKHLPGVKKISTDLLREGAPIEPDPPVSHWKPEAVQYYEDGARIEAAFRNFIHRADAKQEDDSYEIFVCHANVIRYIVCRALQFPPEGWLRMSLNNGSITHLVIRPNGRVALRTLGDTGFMPPDKITRT, encoded by the exons ATGTCGTTCCGCCGCGCCTTGGCGCTGGCCGCCTGCGGGCTGGCCGGCGGCTCCGTCCTCTTCTCCGCCGTTGCCGTGGGCAAGCAGCCGGCCCGCGGCGGCGACGCCGAGCCGCGGCCGGGGGGCTCTGCCGCCGCCGTTCCCCCCGCTTCTGCGGC ACCCGCCGGCACCGGCGGCTACTGGGACAGCAACTGGGACAG ACGTGAACCACTGGCTCTTATCaacctcaaaaagaaaaatgaagaaactggGGAAGAAGAACTTGCTTCACGCTTAGatcactgcaaagcaaaagccacCAGGCACATATTCCTTATCCGTCATTCTCAATATAATCTGGATGGCCGGGCTGATAAAGACAGAACTCTGACCCCACTGG GTCGAGAGCAGGCTGAGCTGACTGGACACAGGCTGGCAAGCTTGGGATTAAAATTTGATCAGATTATCCACTCCTCCATGACTAGAGCAACTGAAACAACTGAAATTATAAGCAAACATCTCCCAG gAGTCAAAAAAATTAGTACTGATCTGCTGAGAGAGGGAGCACCTATAGAACCAGACCCTCCAGTCTCTCACTGGAAACCAGAAGCTGTG CAGTATTACGAAGATGGAGCTCGAATTGAGGCTGCTTTTCGAAACTTCATTCATAGAGCTGATGCAAAGCAGGAAGACGACAGCTACGAGATCTTTGTCTGCCATGCCAATGTGATCCGCTATATTGTGTGCAG agcaTTGCAGTTCCCCCCAGAAGGCTGGCTGCGAATGTCTCTCAACAATGGCAGTATAACTCACTTGGTGATACGTCCCAATGGAAGAGTGGCACTTCGAACGCTGGGTGACACAGGTTTCATGCCTCCAGATAAAATCACGCGCACCTGA
- the PGAM5 gene encoding serine/threonine-protein phosphatase PGAM5, mitochondrial isoform X1 codes for MSFRRALALAACGLAGGSVLFSAVAVGKQPARGGDAEPRPGGSAAAVPPASAAPPGLLLLPPAAAAASCPPAPGWIERPAGTGGYWDSNWDRREPLALINLKKKNEETGEEELASRLDHCKAKATRHIFLIRHSQYNLDGRADKDRTLTPLGREQAELTGHRLASLGLKFDQIIHSSMTRATETTEIISKHLPGVKKISTDLLREGAPIEPDPPVSHWKPEAVQYYEDGARIEAAFRNFIHRADAKQEDDSYEIFVCHANVIRYIVCRALQFPPEGWLRMSLNNGSITHLVIRPNGRVALRTLGDTGFMPPDKITRT; via the exons ATGTCGTTCCGCCGCGCCTTGGCGCTGGCCGCCTGCGGGCTGGCCGGCGGCTCCGTCCTCTTCTCCGCCGTTGCCGTGGGCAAGCAGCCGGCCCGCGGCGGCGACGCCGAGCCGCGGCCGGGGGGCTCTGCCGCCGCCGTTCCCCCCGCTTCTGCGGCGCCGCCgggtttgctgctgctgccgcccgccgccgccgccgcctcctgccCGCCGGCTCCCGGCTGGATCGAGAGACCCGCCGGCACCGGCGGCTACTGGGACAGCAACTGGGACAG ACGTGAACCACTGGCTCTTATCaacctcaaaaagaaaaatgaagaaactggGGAAGAAGAACTTGCTTCACGCTTAGatcactgcaaagcaaaagccacCAGGCACATATTCCTTATCCGTCATTCTCAATATAATCTGGATGGCCGGGCTGATAAAGACAGAACTCTGACCCCACTGG GTCGAGAGCAGGCTGAGCTGACTGGACACAGGCTGGCAAGCTTGGGATTAAAATTTGATCAGATTATCCACTCCTCCATGACTAGAGCAACTGAAACAACTGAAATTATAAGCAAACATCTCCCAG gAGTCAAAAAAATTAGTACTGATCTGCTGAGAGAGGGAGCACCTATAGAACCAGACCCTCCAGTCTCTCACTGGAAACCAGAAGCTGTG CAGTATTACGAAGATGGAGCTCGAATTGAGGCTGCTTTTCGAAACTTCATTCATAGAGCTGATGCAAAGCAGGAAGACGACAGCTACGAGATCTTTGTCTGCCATGCCAATGTGATCCGCTATATTGTGTGCAG agcaTTGCAGTTCCCCCCAGAAGGCTGGCTGCGAATGTCTCTCAACAATGGCAGTATAACTCACTTGGTGATACGTCCCAATGGAAGAGTGGCACTTCGAACGCTGGGTGACACAGGTTTCATGCCTCCAGATAAAATCACGCGCACCTGA